A single Providencia manganoxydans DNA region contains:
- the galE gene encoding UDP-glucose 4-epimerase GalE, with amino-acid sequence MQQTKVLVTGGMGYIGSHTCVQMIHAGFTPIIIDNLCNAKTEVLNRIEKLTGYRPVFYQGDVRDEAFVNRIFAEHKINAVIHFAGLKAVGESVEKPIEYYDVNVNGTLVLARCMQQAGVTRIIFSSSATVYGEPNSVPITESFPTGNTQSPYGTSKYMVERCLSDLFTSQPNWSVTLLRYFNPVGAHPSGTMGEDPQGIPNNLTPYIAQVAVGRREKLSIYGNDYPTVDGTGVRDYIHVMDLADGHVAALKSVSPQAGLHIYNLGTGKGTSVFEVLEAFEKAAGRAIPYQIMPRRSGDIAEYWSTSEKAQRELGWRASRTIDDMAIDVWRWQSNNPNGYETR; translated from the coding sequence ATGCAACAAACAAAAGTGTTGGTAACAGGCGGCATGGGATACATTGGTAGTCATACCTGCGTACAAATGATCCATGCAGGATTTACCCCAATCATTATTGATAATCTCTGTAATGCTAAAACAGAAGTACTTAACCGTATTGAGAAGCTAACGGGCTATCGACCTGTATTTTATCAAGGTGATGTGCGTGATGAAGCATTTGTTAATCGCATTTTTGCTGAACATAAAATCAACGCAGTGATCCATTTTGCGGGTTTAAAAGCGGTAGGTGAATCAGTTGAAAAACCCATTGAATATTATGATGTTAATGTCAATGGTACACTAGTTTTGGCTAGGTGTATGCAACAGGCGGGGGTTACTCGAATTATTTTTAGTTCATCTGCCACTGTTTATGGTGAACCCAATTCTGTACCTATCACCGAAAGCTTCCCTACAGGTAATACGCAAAGCCCCTATGGTACAAGTAAGTACATGGTTGAGCGTTGTTTATCTGATTTATTCACTTCACAACCTAACTGGTCAGTGACATTGTTACGCTACTTTAACCCAGTCGGAGCCCACCCATCAGGCACTATGGGGGAAGATCCTCAAGGTATACCAAACAATTTAACCCCTTATATTGCGCAAGTTGCTGTTGGTCGTCGTGAAAAACTATCTATTTATGGAAACGATTACCCTACCGTGGATGGCACTGGTGTACGTGATTATATTCATGTGATGGATTTAGCAGATGGTCACGTTGCTGCTCTTAAATCAGTTAGCCCACAAGCAGGGTTGCATATCTATAACCTTGGTACAGGTAAAGGAACCAGTGTGTTTGAAGTCCTAGAGGCTTTTGAAAAGGCTGCTGGAAGGGCGATCCCGTATCAAATAATGCCTCGTCGGTCTGGGGATATTGCAGAATATTGGTCAACGTCAGAGAAAGCACAACGTGAATTAGGCTGGCGTGCGAGCCGCACGATTGATGATATGGCGATTGATGTATGGCGCTGGCAGTCCAATAACCCTAATGGTTATGAAACACGATAA
- a CDS encoding cation diffusion facilitator family transporter, with translation MDKNNLSNTTSNELSLQEEKFHAAKKSTLISVIVNLLLSIWQIIIGVISHSQGLIADGIHTLSDLIADFVVLIANKKSHKKPDEDHPYGHFRYENGASLILGIILLIVGVGMVWSAIQKMLNPELIQEVHFIALVAALIALAAKEGLFRYMLRVANRVNSSMLVANAWHARSDAASSLVVAIGIIGSLCGFKIFDPIAALIVGTFVFRMGYKFTNQSMQDLMDKGADEETLQEIRNVLENIEDIKGFHDLKTRKSGDFYLVDVHLEVDGDMSIMMGHDIAVNVRDKLMENPQILNVMTHLDPYDEECTH, from the coding sequence ATGGATAAAAATAACCTATCAAATACAACAAGTAATGAGCTTAGCCTGCAAGAAGAAAAGTTTCATGCTGCCAAAAAAAGCACTTTAATTAGCGTGATTGTTAATTTACTCCTTTCAATATGGCAGATTATTATTGGGGTCATTTCACACTCTCAAGGCTTAATTGCCGATGGTATTCATACATTATCTGATCTTATTGCTGATTTTGTTGTTTTAATTGCTAACAAAAAAAGTCATAAAAAACCCGATGAAGATCACCCTTATGGTCATTTTCGTTATGAGAATGGTGCATCGTTGATCTTGGGAATTATTTTATTAATTGTCGGTGTTGGCATGGTTTGGTCTGCAATCCAAAAAATGCTTAATCCTGAATTAATTCAGGAGGTTCATTTTATTGCTCTAGTGGCGGCATTAATTGCATTGGCTGCTAAGGAAGGGCTGTTCCGTTATATGTTGCGGGTGGCAAATAGAGTTAACTCAAGCATGTTAGTAGCTAATGCATGGCATGCACGTTCTGATGCTGCATCCTCATTGGTGGTTGCCATTGGTATTATTGGTAGTTTATGTGGATTTAAGATATTTGACCCGATTGCTGCACTCATTGTAGGGACATTTGTTTTTCGGATGGGTTATAAATTTACCAATCAGTCAATGCAAGATCTGATGGATAAAGGGGCCGATGAAGAAACCTTACAAGAAATTCGTAATGTGCTAGAAAATATTGAAGATATAAAAGGTTTTCATGATTTGAAAACACGCAAATCAGGTGATTTTTATTTAGTTGATGTACATCTTGAAGTCGATGGTGATATGTCCATTATGATGGGACATGATATTGCTGTGAATGTTCGAGATAAGTTGATGGAAAATCCACAAATCCTCAATGTGATGACCCATTTAGATCCATACGATGAAGAGTGCACGCATTAA
- the eco gene encoding serine protease inhibitor ecotin codes for MKRAILSVMAVALVSSCAMATGELEKIAPYPKADKGMTRHVIQLAEKPNENNFQVELVIGKTIKADCNHQWFMGELEEKTLEGWGYNYYKLEDVKGPASTMMGCSEPAKDRFVTTQLGDDAFVRYNSKLPIVVYAPKDMDVKYRIWSTDDQLQNSVTK; via the coding sequence ATGAAAAGAGCGATTTTGTCTGTAATGGCTGTAGCATTAGTTTCTTCTTGCGCAATGGCAACTGGGGAATTGGAAAAGATCGCACCTTATCCTAAAGCAGATAAAGGCATGACTCGTCATGTGATCCAATTGGCTGAAAAGCCGAATGAAAACAATTTTCAAGTTGAATTGGTGATTGGTAAAACAATCAAAGCAGACTGTAACCATCAATGGTTTATGGGTGAGTTAGAAGAAAAAACCTTAGAAGGTTGGGGTTACAACTACTATAAGCTAGAAGATGTTAAAGGACCTGCTTCAACCATGATGGGGTGTTCCGAACCTGCGAAAGATCGTTTTGTAACTACCCAATTAGGTGATGATGCATTTGTTCGTTATAACAGCAAATTACCAATCGTCGTTTATGCCCCAAAAGATATGGATGTTAAATACCGTATTTGGTCAACTGACGATCAGCTACAGAATTCTGTAACAAAATAA
- a CDS encoding DUF465 domain-containing protein: MLSTDQDLVSKLVSTHPRFQNLYEKHHQLDKEISKLEGPSGAGYNEQVVKLKKEKLHLKDEMQKIMQSASKG, from the coding sequence ATGTTATCTACAGATCAAGATTTAGTTTCAAAGTTAGTATCAACACATCCCCGTTTTCAAAACCTTTATGAAAAACACCATCAGCTCGATAAAGAAATCAGTAAGCTAGAAGGCCCTTCAGGCGCAGGCTATAATGAGCAAGTTGTTAAACTGAAAAAAGAAAAATTGCATCTAAAAGACGAAATGCAAAAAATAATGCAATCAGCAAGTAAAGGTTAG
- a CDS encoding universal stress protein, whose protein sequence is MHNKILVPIDLLEDTLNPQIIKHVEELAKLGSPEIHFLSVIPSAELFFGIEVTILPESHKNSAERSTLALRALEEVIKDIKVPDDKIVCKVGIGSAKDEILSYAEDIDASLIVIGSHRPSTSTYLLGSTASTIVRHAKTSVLVIR, encoded by the coding sequence ATGCATAATAAAATTTTAGTCCCTATTGACCTATTAGAAGACACTCTTAATCCACAAATCATCAAACATGTTGAAGAACTAGCAAAATTGGGTTCCCCTGAAATTCATTTTCTATCTGTCATTCCAAGTGCAGAACTCTTTTTTGGTATTGAAGTTACAATCCTGCCAGAAAGCCATAAAAATTCAGCAGAACGTTCAACATTGGCACTGAGAGCTTTAGAAGAAGTGATCAAAGACATTAAAGTTCCAGACGATAAGATTGTCTGCAAAGTGGGAATTGGTTCAGCAAAAGATGAAATCCTCAGCTATGCTGAAGATATTGATGCAAGTTTAATTGTGATCGGCTCACATCGACCAAGCACTTCAACCTATTTATTAGGTTCAACGGCTTCAACAATTGTGCGTCACGCTAAAACATCTGTATTGGTGATCAGATAA
- a CDS encoding UDP-glucose--hexose-1-phosphate uridylyltransferase codes for MDKLQFNPSDCPHRRYNPLTGQWVLVSPHRAKRPWSGQDEKTEIKQLPSYDEHCFLCPTNHRVSGDSNPDYQGTYVFQNDYSALLPDACGQPAKQSALFQAQAVSGLSRVICFSPDHSKTLPELSAEQIGLVIETWQQQIDELSQRFLWVQVFENKGEVMGCSQPHPHGQIWASDFLPNEIARKDQHLRQYYQQHASNLLLDYAQAELNDGARTVVETEHWLAVVPYWAAWPFETMLMPKEPIRRMGEMNEAVCADLSIALKKLTCRYDNLFNCAFPYSMGWHFAPFFANEQNIDHWQLHALFYPPLLRSATVKKFMVGYEMLAETQRDLTPEQAAEKLRAVSDIHYKHMSK; via the coding sequence ATGGATAAACTTCAATTTAACCCTTCAGATTGTCCTCATCGTCGCTATAACCCTTTAACAGGGCAATGGGTACTCGTATCGCCCCATCGTGCTAAACGCCCTTGGAGTGGGCAAGATGAAAAAACAGAGATTAAACAGCTCCCTAGCTATGATGAACACTGTTTTCTTTGTCCTACTAACCATCGAGTTTCAGGTGATAGTAATCCCGATTATCAGGGAACCTATGTTTTTCAAAATGATTACTCTGCATTATTACCTGACGCATGTGGGCAACCGGCAAAACAATCGGCATTATTTCAAGCACAAGCGGTCAGTGGTCTCAGCCGTGTGATCTGTTTTTCGCCTGACCACAGCAAAACATTACCTGAATTATCGGCGGAGCAAATTGGATTGGTTATCGAAACTTGGCAGCAACAAATTGATGAACTCAGTCAGCGTTTTCTTTGGGTACAGGTTTTTGAAAATAAAGGTGAGGTGATGGGGTGTTCGCAGCCTCATCCACATGGACAAATTTGGGCGAGTGATTTTTTACCAAATGAAATTGCCCGTAAAGACCAACATTTACGCCAATACTATCAGCAACACGCAAGTAATTTGCTGCTGGATTATGCACAGGCAGAATTGAATGATGGTGCTAGAACGGTAGTTGAAACTGAACATTGGCTTGCCGTGGTCCCTTATTGGGCGGCTTGGCCTTTTGAAACCATGTTGATGCCAAAAGAGCCTATCAGGCGCATGGGGGAGATGAATGAGGCAGTTTGTGCCGATCTTAGTATTGCATTGAAAAAGTTAACTTGCCGCTACGACAATTTATTTAATTGTGCATTTCCTTATTCAATGGGCTGGCACTTTGCACCATTTTTTGCTAACGAACAAAATATTGATCATTGGCAGCTTCATGCATTGTTTTATCCACCGCTACTGCGCTCAGCAACCGTCAAAAAGTTTATGGTTGGCTATGAGATGCTAGCGGAAACCCAACGTGATCTCACACCTGAACAGGCTGCTGAAAAGCTACGGGCAGTCAGTGATATTCACTATAAGCATATGAGCAAATAA